CGCCCCGCAACACCTACCGCACGGCGGACGGCTCCTGGGTCGCCGTCTCGACCTCCGCCCAGTCGATCGCCGAGCGGCTGATGCGGCTGGTCGGACGCCCGGAGCTGATCGAGGAACCGTGGTTCGCGACGGGCGCCGACCGGGCCCGTCACGCGGACGTCCTGGACGAGGCGGTGGGCTCCTGGATCGCCCGCCACCGCCGCGCCGAGGTCCTGGACGCCTTCGAGAAGGCGGAGGCGGCGGTGGCCCCGATCCAGGACGTACGGGATGTGATGGAGGACCCGCAGTACGCGGCCCTGGACACGATCACCACCGTCGCCGACCCCGAACTCGGCCCCCTGCGCATGCAGAACGTGCTCTTCCGGCTCTCCGCCACCCCCGGCGCGATCCGCTGGACGGGCCGCCCCCACGGTGCCGACACGGACGCCGTCCTCACCGAACTCGGCCTGTCCGAGGCCGAGATCACCACCCTCAGATCGGAAGGCGCCCTATGAGGATCCCGGCCCTCCCGCTCACCTGGCTCTACGCCCCCGGAGACCACCCGGAAGTGGTGGCCAAGGCCCTCGTCTCCGGCGCGGACGTCGTCCTGATCGACCTGGAGGACGCGGTCGCCCCGCACCGCAAGAAGTACGCCCGCGCCGCCACCGCCGAGTTGCTCTCGGACCCTCCCCCGGTCCCGGTCCACGTCCGCGTGAACGCGCTGGACGGTCCCTTCGCCGAGGCCGACCTGAGGACGCTCGCCCCGCTCCCCGGCCTCTCCGGCCTCCGGCTGCCCAAGGTGACCTCCCCGGCCGATGTCGTCCGGGTCGCGGAACACTCGGCCCCCTCCGAAGGAGGCGCGATCCCCCTGTACGCCCTCCTGGAAACCGCCCTCGGTGTCGAACACGCCTTCGCCATCGCCGCGGCCCACCCGGCGGTGCGCGGCATCGGGCTGGGGGAGGCGGATCTACGGGCCGACCTGGGCGTACGGGAGGACGCGGGCCTGGACTGGGCCCGCGCCCGGATCGTGGTCGCCGCCCGGGCCGCCGGCCTCGCGCCGCCCACGCAGTCGATCTACCCGGACATCCGGGACCTCGAAGGTCTCGCCGCCTCCTGCGCCCACGGGCGCACCCTGGGCTTCCTCGGCCGCGCGGCCATCCACCCCCGTCAGCTCCCGGTGATCGAGCACGCCTATCTCCCGACCCCGGCCGAGGTCGAGACCGCCGAGCTCATCGTCAAGGCCGCCGCCACCGAGCCGGGCGCCCAGGCCCTGCCCGACGGCCGCTTCGTGGACGCGGCGGTCGTGGCGGGCGCCCGCCGCACGCTGGCGCTCTCCCGCCGGAAATGAGCGAAGGGGGGCGCCGCGTCCTCGGACGCGGCGCCCCCCTTCGACGTGCTGGAGGAGCTCAGACCTTCTTGGCCGACTCGGCCTCGCCCCTCGGTGCCTCCACGGACTCCTCGGGCTCCACGAGCTCCTCGGATTCCGCGGGCTCCACGGACTCCTTGGGCTGCGCGGGTCCGTCGGACTCGCTGTCCGTCTTCGCGTCGGGATTCTTGCCGTCGAGCTTCTTGTCGTCGGACTTCTTGTCGGTCGTCTCGTCGGCTTCGTCGTCAGCCGTGCTGTCGGCCTCGCTGTCGGCCTTCTTGTCGAGGGCGACGGCATCCCCGTCTGGGGTGTCCCCGTCCGGCTCGACGACCTCCTCGCGTCCCGGCCGCAGCCGCGCCGACACCACGATGTAGGTCACCGCGAGGAGGAAGACCACCATCGCGGTCCAGTCGTTGAGACGCAGGCCCAGGATGTGGTGGGCGTCGTCGACGCGCATGTACTCGATCCAGCCGCGGCCGACGCAGTACGCG
This portion of the Streptomyces mirabilis genome encodes:
- a CDS encoding HpcH/HpaI aldolase/citrate lyase family protein yields the protein MRIPALPLTWLYAPGDHPEVVAKALVSGADVVLIDLEDAVAPHRKKYARAATAELLSDPPPVPVHVRVNALDGPFAEADLRTLAPLPGLSGLRLPKVTSPADVVRVAEHSAPSEGGAIPLYALLETALGVEHAFAIAAAHPAVRGIGLGEADLRADLGVREDAGLDWARARIVVAARAAGLAPPTQSIYPDIRDLEGLAASCAHGRTLGFLGRAAIHPRQLPVIEHAYLPTPAEVETAELIVKAAATEPGAQALPDGRFVDAAVVAGARRTLALSRRK